One Chanodichthys erythropterus isolate Z2021 chromosome 10, ASM2448905v1, whole genome shotgun sequence DNA segment encodes these proteins:
- the LOC137029250 gene encoding uncharacterized protein isoform X2: MVRAFVLFFLCLWRLVDVKAEVKSVSVMEGDSVTLNTDVTEVQKYSWIKWTFGSTRIAQINRLTQTNSTYDGPDKRFKDRLKLDQTGSLTITNTRTTDSGVYNLSLTRGETKYKSFNVQVNVTPQTSPSPEGTSSSNCVLSSSTVNKSTFNPNEDAITVPADQGLSSFYIVLLSAAASGSLLIVTAIVIFWICWKHRKTDQEDKACDEEITYADPTFYKRKAQKSDSQPHSQNICAV; the protein is encoded by the exons ATGGTTCgggcttttgttttgttctttttgtgCTTGTGGCGTCTGGTTG ATGTGAAAGCTGAAGTGAAGtcagtgtcagtgatggagggagattctgTCACTCTAAACACTGATGTTACTGAAGTACAGAAATATTCGTGGATTAAGTGGACGTTTGGAAGCACTCGAATAGCTCAAATCAACAGACTCACGCAAACCAACTCTACATATGATGGTCCTGATAAGAGATTCaaagacagactgaagctggatcaaactggatctctgaccatcacaaacaccagaaCCACAGACTCTGGAGTTTATAATCTATCACTTACTAGAGGAGAGACCAAATACAAGAGTTTCAATGTTCAAGTCAATG TGACTCCACAAACTTCCCCATCACCAGAAGGAACATCAAGCTCAAATTGTGTGTTGTCTAGCAGCACGGTGAACAAATCAACCTTCAACCCGAATGAGGATGCCATTACAGTTCCAGCAG ATCAAGGATTATCCTCATTTTACATAGTGTTGCtctctgctgctgcttctgGATCTCTGTTGATTGTAACTGCCATTGTGATCTTCTGGATCTGCTGGAAACATAGAAAAACAGACCAAGAAG ATAAGGCTTGTGATGAAGAAATTACTTATGCTGATCCAACGTTCTACAAAAGAAAAGCACAAAAGTcg gactcacaaccACATTCTCAGAATATTTGTGCTGTGTGA
- the LOC137029250 gene encoding uncharacterized protein isoform X1 has translation MVRAFVLFFLCLWRLVDVKAEVKSVSVMEGDSVTLNTDVTEVQKYSWIKWTFGSTRIAQINRLTQTNSTYDGPDKRFKDRLKLDQTGSLTITNTRTTDSGVYNLSLTRGETKYKSFNVQVNVTPQTSPSPEGTSSSNCVLSSSTVNKSTFNPNEDAITVPADQGLSSFYIVLLSAAASGSLLIVTAIVIFWICWKHRKTDQEDKACDEEITYADPTFYKRKAQKSRVEEEEVVYAGVAVRR, from the exons ATGGTTCgggcttttgttttgttctttttgtgCTTGTGGCGTCTGGTTG ATGTGAAAGCTGAAGTGAAGtcagtgtcagtgatggagggagattctgTCACTCTAAACACTGATGTTACTGAAGTACAGAAATATTCGTGGATTAAGTGGACGTTTGGAAGCACTCGAATAGCTCAAATCAACAGACTCACGCAAACCAACTCTACATATGATGGTCCTGATAAGAGATTCaaagacagactgaagctggatcaaactggatctctgaccatcacaaacaccagaaCCACAGACTCTGGAGTTTATAATCTATCACTTACTAGAGGAGAGACCAAATACAAGAGTTTCAATGTTCAAGTCAATG TGACTCCACAAACTTCCCCATCACCAGAAGGAACATCAAGCTCAAATTGTGTGTTGTCTAGCAGCACGGTGAACAAATCAACCTTCAACCCGAATGAGGATGCCATTACAGTTCCAGCAG ATCAAGGATTATCCTCATTTTACATAGTGTTGCtctctgctgctgcttctgGATCTCTGTTGATTGTAACTGCCATTGTGATCTTCTGGATCTGCTGGAAACATAGAAAAACAGACCAAGAAG ATAAGGCTTGTGATGAAGAAATTACTTATGCTGATCCAACGTTCTACAAAAGAAAAGCACAAAAGTcg AGAGTTGAAGAGGAGGAGGTGGTGTACGCTGGAGTCGCTGTGAGACGCTGA
- the LOC137029250 gene encoding uncharacterized protein isoform X3, with protein sequence MVRAFVLFFLCLWRLVDVKAEVKSVSVMEGDSVTLNTDVTEVQKYSWIKWTFGSTRIAQINRLTQTNSTYDGPDKRFKDRLKLDQTGSLTITNTRTTDSGVYNLSLTRGETKYKSFNVQVNEGTSSSNCVLSSSTVNKSTFNPNEDAITVPADQGLSSFYIVLLSAAASGSLLIVTAIVIFWICWKHRKTDQEDKACDEEITYADPTFYKRKAQKSRVEEEEVVYAGVAVRR encoded by the exons ATGGTTCgggcttttgttttgttctttttgtgCTTGTGGCGTCTGGTTG ATGTGAAAGCTGAAGTGAAGtcagtgtcagtgatggagggagattctgTCACTCTAAACACTGATGTTACTGAAGTACAGAAATATTCGTGGATTAAGTGGACGTTTGGAAGCACTCGAATAGCTCAAATCAACAGACTCACGCAAACCAACTCTACATATGATGGTCCTGATAAGAGATTCaaagacagactgaagctggatcaaactggatctctgaccatcacaaacaccagaaCCACAGACTCTGGAGTTTATAATCTATCACTTACTAGAGGAGAGACCAAATACAAGAGTTTCAATGTTCAAGTCAATG AAGGAACATCAAGCTCAAATTGTGTGTTGTCTAGCAGCACGGTGAACAAATCAACCTTCAACCCGAATGAGGATGCCATTACAGTTCCAGCAG ATCAAGGATTATCCTCATTTTACATAGTGTTGCtctctgctgctgcttctgGATCTCTGTTGATTGTAACTGCCATTGTGATCTTCTGGATCTGCTGGAAACATAGAAAAACAGACCAAGAAG ATAAGGCTTGTGATGAAGAAATTACTTATGCTGATCCAACGTTCTACAAAAGAAAAGCACAAAAGTcg AGAGTTGAAGAGGAGGAGGTGGTGTACGCTGGAGTCGCTGTGAGACGCTGA